One Trichoderma asperellum chromosome 5, complete sequence genomic region harbors:
- a CDS encoding uncharacterized protein (EggNog:ENOG41): MAVAAQPHVNPGWGRWPQHTPSSFPVMGSPGFTSYDPRSQVSSQIQRQVSPPYLMGSTYNHSPISTVSPPQYHSHSAFSYMPYHSPPPSTPLGAPFKTEFREHPYMVTEASAVDQRNLQSMKEYQPYSPISRRESVSSNSHSHFTPGPATPGSFASGPISLSPIAPSSLIAARLDNSKTLSYNETLDPADKIDFKTDVDELMKAIQGSRSKGEYEQLPTPAPTPEYVATPPSTLPTQSGKPRKQWICDGPNCGRAFTQKTHRDIHQRTHTGHRPYVCDKANCGLTFSQRGNLRTHIRRHTGEKPYRCSQCTKCFAQRGNLRSHEETHKGLKPFICRLDDCNKAFSQLGNMKTHQNNFHKATLKKLIALFVQFSEEGEVPEAYRELFDYFQKHYKNSNKGVKGRGKTRAVTARGPLHSVASQVSQLALPTQDPMVSSSPYTIPPGSTNILSSVLRNPNPSYSLYGPGSPPQMGSSSHLPY, translated from the exons ATGGCTGTCGCAGCTCAACCACACGTCAATCCAGGCTGGGGCCGTTGGCCTCAGCACACACCATCAAGCTTCCCCGTCATGGGCTCCCCGGGATTCACGTCCTATGATCCCAGATCTCAAGTCAGCAGCCAGATACAGCGCCAAGTATCTCCTCCGTATCTAATGGGCTCAACCTACAATCACTCCCCAATATCTACCGTTTCGCCTCCCCAATATCACAGCCACAGCGCATTTTCTTATATGCCATACCATAGCCCACCACCATCAACTCCTCTCGGCGCACCGTTTAAGACGGAATTCCGAGAGCATCCTTACATGGTCACGGAGGCCTCTGCTGTCGACCAACGCAATCTCCAGTCGATGAAGGAATACCAGCCCTATTCCCCTATATCGAGAAGGGAATCGGTTTCTTCTAATAGCCATAGCCACTTTACTCCAGGTCCCGCTACTCCAGGTTCTTTCGCTTCAGGTCCCATTTCTCTTAGTCCAATCGCTCCGAGTTCCCTCATTGCAGCTCGACTTGACAACTCTAAGACACTTTCTTATAACGAAACACTTGATCCAGCGGATAAGATCGACTTCAAAACGGATGTTGACGAGCTTATGAAGGCTATACAGGGGTCTCGATCAAAGGGAGAGTATGAGCAGCTTCCCACGCCTGCCCCTACGCCAGAGTATGTTGCGACACCCCCTTCGACGCTTCCTACCCAGAGTGGAAAGCCCAGAAAGCAGTGGATATGTGATGGCCCCAACTGCGGCAGAGCCTTCACCCAAAAGACGCATCGTGATATTCACCAACGAACACACACTGGCCATAGACCATAT GTCTGCGATAAGGCCAATTGCGGTCTTACCTTTTCCCAACGCGGAAACCTTAGG ACTCATATACGCCGCCATACGGGCGAAAAACCGTACCGCTGCAGTCAATGTACCAAATGCTTTGCTCAGCGAGGAAATCTCCGATCTCATGAAGAGACTCATAAAGGCCTGAAGCCATTTATTTGCCGACTTGATGACTGCAACAAGGCATTTTCTCAACTAGGCAATATGAAG ACTCATCAAAACAATTTTCACAAGGCCAcacttaaaaaacttatcgCCCTCTTTGTACAATTCTCAGAGGAAGGCGAAGTGCCTGAGGCCTATCGAGAGCTTTTTGATTATTTTCAGAAGCACTACAAAAACAGCAACAAGGGCGTTAAAGGTCGGGGAAAGACTCGCGCCGTGACGGCCCGCGGGCCCCTCCATTCTGTCGCCTCTCAGGTATCTCAGCTGGCTCTACCAACCCAAGACCCTATGGTGTCGTCTTCGCCATACACCATCCCCCCGGGTTCCACCAACATCTTGAGCAGTGTGCTTCGCAACCCCAACCCCTCCTACAGCCTCTATGGGCCTGGATCACCACCACAAATGGGGTCGTCAAGCCACTTGCCATATTAA
- the URM1 gene encoding Ubiquitin- modifier 1 (BUSCO:EOG092D4J3B), producing the protein MASTTADATAQISIVVEFSGGLEMLFSDVRRHAVTLPAKDQDGNPSTIAYLIHHLCAHVMKDTRKELFVLDGHLRPGILVLINDADWELEGEEEYELKSSDNILFVSTLHGG; encoded by the exons ATGGCCTCTACCACTGCCGATGCAACGGCGCAAATCTCCATCGTCGTGGAGTTCTC AGGCGGCCTCGAGATGCTCTTCTCGGACGTACGCCGTCACGCCGTCACTCTGCCTGCTAAGGATCAGGACGGCAACCCTTCCACTATTGCGTATTTGATACATCATCTTTGTGCACATGTGATGAAGGACACCCGCAAGGAGCTTTTCGTCCTGGATGGCCATCT ACGACCAGGCATTCTAGTTCTCATCAACGACGCGGACTGGGAGctggagggagaagaggaatatgAGCTGAAGAGTAGCGACAATATCCTCTTCGTATCAACCCTGCATGGTGGCTAA